Within Bacillus sp. Marseille-Q1617, the genomic segment TTCTCCTGATGCACCGGCTGTAGACGTATATGTCGATGATAAAGCGGTTGTAGAAGGGGCCGAGTTCAAAGCGGCAACAGATTACATGAACCTGCCTGCCGGAGAACATAAGGTGGACATTTATGCTGCCGGAACAATGGGAAGTGAAGAACCGGTCATCTCTAAAACCCTGACAGTTGAAGCGGGGATGGGTTATACAGTCGCAGCAGCTAATACTCTCGACAATTTAGAGCTTGTGGTTGCAGAAGATTCAATGGAAGTCACAGAAGGAATGACGAAGGTCCGTGTAGGACACCTTTCCCCTGATGCACCAACTGTTGATGTGGGGCCAATTGGAGGAGATGCATTATTCTCAGGAGCTGAGTTTAAAGCAATCACAGATTACAAAGAGCTGGATCCAGGCACATATGACCTGGAAATCAGAACTCCTCAGGGTGAACAAGTATTAGATCTTTCTGGAACGATGTTAGAGGAAAATACAGTGTACAGCGTATTTGCCATTAATACAGCTGATCAATTGGAAGTACTTGTGTTGAAAGACTACACACTCATGCCGGGAAGCATGCCTGAAACAGGAATGGGAGGAACTGCTGAAGAAACCGCTTCTACACTTCCTATCATTCTGGCATCTGCTGTATTCGGCGGAGCAGCTCTTCTATTTGTCGCTCGCCGGAAGCTTGTGAAGTAATGAGGCTTCGTGTAATTGGAATTTTGTTGACGGCTCTTCTTGCAGGTTGTTCTGCAGAGGAGCCTCAACGGGTTCAACAAAAGGCGGAACAATCAAAGCCCCTTGAACACCCTGTACAAGTTAAACCTTCAAAAACGGTTGAAAATTCAAATGCAGTAATGGAAGAAGAGGCAGGTATCCATCCATCTGTCTTATCAATCCCTGCCCTGGATCTCGAAGCACCGGTTAAAGAATTCGGCCTGGACGAAGAAGGGAATATGGAGCTCCCTGAAAACGGGGAGGATGTAGCGTGGTTTGAACCAGGTTCTGAGCCTGGTGATGCGGGAAATGCGGTACTTGCAGGCCACGTGGATGACGAAAAAGCTCCGGCAATCTTTTTTAGGTTGAAGGAACTGGAGATAGGCGATGAAATCTATCTTTATGATAAGAACGGAGAACGGCTTACGTTTGTCGTAAGAGACAAAGTTGCCTATCAAAAAGATGACGCACCCCTTAGAAAAATATTCGGCCCAACCGATAAACGCATGTTGAATCTTATCACTTGCACGGGTTATTTTGATCGGGACATACGCAATTATGTAGAAAGACTTGTCGTATACACTGAACTGACAGAAGAGCCAAATGAATCATAAAGAGTTTTTTGTTCCCTTCATGGAATGAAAGCTCTTTTTTGTTGAGACCAGCTTTGTACAGGAATGACAAAAATGAACAGCAAAGTTCCTGTAATAAAAAATGCCGGCACCTCATATAGCGAGGCACCGGCGGTTATCCAAATGGGTCTATTCAAAAAGCTGAAACTATTCTGCTTCTACTGAAATATGCTGAAAGCTCTCTACATCAAATAGGCCAAGATCAGTGATTTTTAAAGAAGGAATAACAGGCAAAGTCAGAAAAGACAACGTGAGAAAAGGATTGAAACTTCCTGTGAATCCTACTTCCGATAAAGCGTATTTTATCTTCACCAGCCCGTTGTATACGGCACTGGATTCTTCATTTGAAAGTAATCCGGCGATGGGAAGCGAAAGCGAAGTAATCGCTTTTCCATTTTTAATTACCACGAGCCCTCCATTGATATCTTTCAAAGAATTTACAGCTTTTAAGATATCTCCATCATTGGTCCCCACAGCAACAATATTATGTGAGTCGTGAGCTACGGTAGTGGCAATGGCTCCGTCCTTTATTCCAAAACCTTTCACGACTCCTTTTCCAATATTGCCGGTTTTCTTATGCCTTTCCACCACACATATTTTAAGTTGATCGTTTGAAACAGATGGAGAAAAGTATCCCTCATTTACATCAACTTTCTCAATACATTTCGTAGTACGCAGCTGATTCGGTATGATTGCAATTATGTGGGCTTTATCAGTATGTTTTATCGGGATTTCAAGCTCTTTTTTTGTCATTACTGGTATGTTTACTGTGTCTGTGAGTGAAGTGTCGGCTGCAGCCCCCGGAATGGCTTCCCCGACATACTTTCCGGACTTTGCAACAAGTTTCCCCTTTTTATAAACATCAGATATGTTAATAGAGTTCAGATCATCCAAAAACAGAAGGTCGGCATCGTATCCTGGGGCAACCGCTCCTTTATTTGACAAACCGTAGCATTCTGCAGCATTGATTGTAGCCATCCCGATGGCAATCAGTGGGTCAAGCCCCTCCTTAATCGCCAGGCGTACATTGTGGTCGATGCTGCCCTCGCCGATTAAATCATCAAGATGTTTATCATCTGTACAAAATAAACACCGGCGGGCATTTCTTTCTGTCACGACCGTTATGAGTGACTTTAAGTCTTTGGCAACAGAACCTTCGCGGATCAAAAGATACATTCCCCTTTTCAGGCGTTCTTTTGCTTCTGAAGGAGTATGGCATTCATGATCTGTCGTAATGCCGGCTGATTTATACATGTTGACTGCATCCGGACCCAATCCAGCCAAATGTCCGTCAATCCTGGCCTTATGCCGAGAAGCGGCAGCAATTTTATCAATGATTGAATCATTCGCGTTTTGAAGGGACGGGAAATCCATTACCTCTGCCAATCCCAATACACGTTTATGCGAATAAAAGGGATCCAGATCATTTGCGGTCAGCACCGCTCCTGAATTCTCAAAGGGTGTCGCAGGGACGGAGGATGGAAGCATGAAGAAAACATCCAATGGGACATCCTTTGAGTTTTCCAACATAAATTCAATCCCTTTTCTGCCGGCTACATTCGCGATTTCATGCGGGTCTGTTATAACTGTCGTCACTCCGTGGGGGACGACCACTTTACAGAACTCGACCGGGGTCACCATTGATGATTCGATATGAACGTGACCGTCAATAAAGGAGGGACTAATATAGCGTTTCTCCGCATCAATCACTTGCTTCCCTTCATATTCCCCAATCCCGACAATGATACCGCCAGATATGGCAATGTCCTCTTCGAGTATTTCCTGATTAAAAACATCTATGATTTTCCCGTTTTTTATCACGATATCTGCCGGCATTTCGTGATTCGCGACAGCTATTTGTTTCTTTAAAGAATTTTTATCGAGTTGCATACTTTTCCTCCTTCATTAGTACGAGTGCCATGGGAAGGGACGCATTCTTGTGCAGACCTCCCGATATGAGAGCAAAATAAAAACCCTTGATATACCAAGGGTCTGACATTGAAGAGGAATAGTAAACGTGAAAAGGGCATAAAGCACCTCTTTTCCCTCTCGTAGTCAAACCATTTACGGCAGTTTGGTAGAAACTTATGGACCATATCTCCAAGATTATACGAGTGAAGCAAAGTGTTTAGTTATAAATATTAGATAACATTTTATACGCTGGAGTCCAAAACTGTCAATGTTGGTTTATAGGCAAGAATAGACTAATTAACACAATGCTGGTTGTAACTCTTTTAACTCTTTTGCTGATTGAAGCAGCGGATGCAGGCGATGTTGAGAAGGTAAAAAAACAGGTTATGATCAAAGTTTAATTTTTCCAAAAAAATCCTTTAATTCCTTCTGTCATTCCTTTACTATTATGGTAGAGAGTTTTCTGAAAAAGAGGTGATGGGGGTAACTATGAAACTGAAAATAATCCATACGAATGACTTGCACAGTCACTTTGATGCATTTTCTCAAGTGGTAACATTGATCAAGGAATATAAAGACGAAGATACTTTAGTTCTTGATGGAGGCGATTTTGCAGATTTCAAGAGCATAGAGCTGCAGGGCACAAGAGGCATGGCAGCCATTGAGCTTTTGGAGTATGCCGGGTATGATGCGTTGACCATCGGAAACAATGAAATGTTCAATGGGGTTGATACTCTTGAGCACATGGCATCGAACAGCCCTGTTCCATTCATCAGTAATAATCTCCTTAAAAGAGACAGAACTAAAATCGATGGAGTATGTTCGAGCATCATCCTTGAGAAAAAAGGTCTCCGCATCCTCATTACGGGTGCATCTCCCGATATGCAGGATTTCAGTGATGGTCTGGGTGTACATATGACCGATTATAAAAAAGCAATTGAAGAAGAACTCGTAAGATATGAAGGGAATTATGACGTATGTATTCTTCTCAACCACCTCGGGACGTTTGTGGATGAAGTTCTGGTCGATGGATTAGAAGGCGTTGATATCATTCTATCCGCCCATGATCATAA encodes:
- the ade gene encoding adenine deaminase produces the protein MQLDKNSLKKQIAVANHEMPADIVIKNGKIIDVFNQEILEEDIAISGGIIVGIGEYEGKQVIDAEKRYISPSFIDGHVHIESSMVTPVEFCKVVVPHGVTTVITDPHEIANVAGRKGIEFMLENSKDVPLDVFFMLPSSVPATPFENSGAVLTANDLDPFYSHKRVLGLAEVMDFPSLQNANDSIIDKIAAASRHKARIDGHLAGLGPDAVNMYKSAGITTDHECHTPSEAKERLKRGMYLLIREGSVAKDLKSLITVVTERNARRCLFCTDDKHLDDLIGEGSIDHNVRLAIKEGLDPLIAIGMATINAAECYGLSNKGAVAPGYDADLLFLDDLNSINISDVYKKGKLVAKSGKYVGEAIPGAAADTSLTDTVNIPVMTKKELEIPIKHTDKAHIIAIIPNQLRTTKCIEKVDVNEGYFSPSVSNDQLKICVVERHKKTGNIGKGVVKGFGIKDGAIATTVAHDSHNIVAVGTNDGDILKAVNSLKDINGGLVVIKNGKAITSLSLPIAGLLSNEESSAVYNGLVKIKYALSEVGFTGSFNPFLTLSFLTLPVIPSLKITDLGLFDVESFQHISVEAE
- a CDS encoding class F sortase, translated to MRLRVIGILLTALLAGCSAEEPQRVQQKAEQSKPLEHPVQVKPSKTVENSNAVMEEEAGIHPSVLSIPALDLEAPVKEFGLDEEGNMELPENGEDVAWFEPGSEPGDAGNAVLAGHVDDEKAPAIFFRLKELEIGDEIYLYDKNGERLTFVVRDKVAYQKDDAPLRKIFGPTDKRMLNLITCTGYFDRDIRNYVERLVVYTELTEEPNES
- a CDS encoding DUF4397 domain-containing protein gives rise to the protein MKKIFSIFVTAILMMSLAGGAFAAENDAMVRVVHASPDAPAVDVYVDDKAVVEGAEFKAATDYMNLPAGEHKVDIYAAGTMGSEEPVISKTLTVEAGMGYTVAAANTLDNLELVVAEDSMEVTEGMTKVRVGHLSPDAPTVDVGPIGGDALFSGAEFKAITDYKELDPGTYDLEIRTPQGEQVLDLSGTMLEENTVYSVFAINTADQLEVLVLKDYTLMPGSMPETGMGGTAEETASTLPIILASAVFGGAALLFVARRKLVK